The DNA sequence ACTAACAAGGTCACATATCTTTATTAGCGCTTCATCTACATCTTTGTAAAAAATTACCATAAACGGCTCGGCTAACCGGGAAACGTCGTCACCGACAGATACACCGATTTTTCTTCTTCCATAATCTATACCAAGATAATTCATATCAGCTGGAAACAATTTTTGCACGAATGACCAACCTCTCCGGTTTAGCGGGATGTCCCATGGGAAAACACGTAACTAAACTTAAATATGAGTCGTTCATGTTCTGATCTAAAATGTAGACGTCAGTCGGCTTAACCTTAAATGTTTCTTTAACCTCGTACCTGTAAGTAATACCATCAAAATTAACAATTATTTCGTCACCTCTTTTTAGTAAATCAATCGTTGAAAATATCGACATATAGTCGGATGGATTAAAAAACACGGGTAAAACAGAATGACCAAAAATTACGGAATTTCCATTGTTGCCCGGTAATGCGGTCCCCGGATATTGAATCAGGTTACTTGTTAGATCCTCACCACCAACCGCAACTGCCGCACTTTCTATTTTTAGTTTGGGTATCGAAATTGTATAAAATGAGATTTCTCCTTTTTGAGCAAACTGCCTTCCGGTCAAGCTTTCAGGAAACCAATTGGCAGCCAGTGTGTAGTCAACAGCCGAACCCTCACCTAATACTTGCCCCTCTTGTTGGATTTCTGAGTGCCCATACCTTCCGCCGCCGGGAATTGGGCTGATTAAATGCGGATACTCTTGTCTTGCTCGTACCTCGTTTCGCAGGATAGGTATCGCAATTGCCCCAATAAGCACCAAACCAGTCATTCCCGTCAACAACGAAATAGTCTTTTGTATCCGTTTTCTATTCATGTAATAAAGAAATTATTTTTCTGCACCAACATCTATTTCGATTCTTTCTTCGACATGAGGCAGGGTGCGAAGACGACCGCGAAGTTTGGGTTTCAATACAATTTCGGCTCGTACAAAGCCCGGAATCTCGTTAATAAAATAGTTTTCGGCAAGTTGAGGATATTTACCCACAATCTTACGAGCTATTTCATCCGAGTCTACTTGAGGAAATAAGTTAACTTTAATATTGGCAGATAACACATAAACTCCATCATCTTCTTCTTTAAAAGAAAAATCGACATCCAGTTGGTCCTTCCTTAAAACAAATCCTTCGGGGATGCGATCCTTTAGTAGTATCTCAGCAAACGAGAGTAGATCCGCTTCATTTACCGCCAAAACCTGCGCCTCTTTTTCCAGTGTTAATTGAATTGTATCGGCTTCATCACCCACTTTGGCACTATACTCACTATCAAGGACTTTTGGTATGTATGATTCTTCAACGATTACACATTCTGAACATTCGGTATCTCGGGAAACTTTGTTTCTTAATTCACCAAGGGCCTTTTCTTTAAGTTCTGCTTCCAATTCGTCGTCTAATTTCTTAAGATCGTTTTCACTAACCGCATTTATTTCTCGACTCGATCCACCCGAGAAATCTTTGTCATTTTTTGCTTCAATGTCGCTAAGTGAGTAATTTTCAACTACAAACGATGCCCCCTGAGCCAAGTTGTATTCTGATCCTATTTGAGCTGCGGTAACCGATACACTAGCCGTGCCGGGAGTACTGGCACTTCCACTTGCTACATTAACGGGTGAATCGATCGTAAACACTAAGTCGTTAGATCCTTTTATTTGATCTCCTGCCGATAAACTTATTTGTGTACCCACGCGGTACAGCATCACTTCTCCCTTTGCTTTGTCACCAACGGTTTTTATACCTGTAGCCTGTGTAGTTTTATCCCCACTTACTTCAACGCTATATATCCTGCCGGGCAAAAGAGCCGAGTTAAAATCAGCATTGGTCGCATTTGGGTCTATTCGAACATCAATCTTTTCTGATAACTGAGTTGTCGATAAATAAATAGAAACAGTAGCGGACGGATAATACCACCATAAGCAAAACAGGCTAACGGCCAAAACGACAAACAAGGCGAGTCCGATTATAATTATCTTTTTTCCCGTAGAAATATTTTTGTTTGGGAAGTTTTTCTGCTCGCGTTTAAGTATTTTTGCAAGAAAGGAGGGAACTGTAATTCTCATTCTCCTTCCCTTTTTAGACTCTTTTTGCATATCGTCTGGGAGTATAGCATCTTTAAGCTTGGGTTCAACTTCAACTTCTTCTTTTAGAGCTTGCGGTTTGCTTCCAATATCTTCATTTACATCTTGCTCGAGAGCAAAACCCAATTCCTGAACGCTTAAATTTTCATCGGAATCCTGATTGTTAATTTCAAAGTTGTCACCCGACAAATTATCCTCAAAAACTGTTTCTTTCACCAACGCAGTGACGTTAGCTATATCTACCGCTCCAGCCAGAGAAACGGCGTCGATTTTTCTTTCGGGATTTATTATTTCCACCTTGGGAGTATGGAGAAATTTAATGTTTTCAAAATCTTCCCAATTTGCTTCAAGGAGTGACTGGCGCACCTCTTCCAATTCATCGCCTTTGCAATTATAAAGCAAAAAGCGTGGCGGCAAAGCGCTACCTGCAAACCGTGTCAGGCCTTCCACTACATCTTCTACAACCGAGATGCTTCTGGCTACTTCAACGCTTCCCTTTAAATTACCTTCGTTGAATATTGAAACTTCAACCGTTTCTTTTGCCAATCCAATCACGATACCGGTTAAAGGCACACCCTCCTCGGACTTACATAAATGCGCAACCGCTTCCGGTAAAACGACAAAACCTGCCGGCTTTAACGACAGTTCGGAACACACATGTTTTATATATTCGAGGCGGTCTTTTTTAATTTGCCCATCCTCAACCCA is a window from the Candidatus Woesebacteria bacterium genome containing:
- a CDS encoding sortase, which produces MNRKRIQKTISLLTGMTGLVLIGAIAIPILRNEVRARQEYPHLISPIPGGGRYGHSEIQQEGQVLGEGSAVDYTLAANWFPESLTGRQFAQKGEISFYTISIPKLKIESAAVAVGGEDLTSNLIQYPGTALPGNNGNSVIFGHSVLPVFFNPSDYMSIFSTIDLLKRGDEIIVNFDGITYRYEVKETFKVKPTDVYILDQNMNDSYLSLVTCFPMGHPAKPERLVIRAKIVSS